The nucleotide window ATATGATGAAAGATGTGAGAGCTATTATACAAAGTTAACGCTCTTGCTAACGAATGaacgataaaattaatttgtctcTTTCAAAACTCATCATtgagtttgaaaaaaataaactaaataactGATTACATTTATTAAGCAGAACATGAAAGTAAGAATGATACCTTGCCGGGAGTTGAAGACCATCCACAAGAGTTTTGCAATCAACTTCGAAGTCTATGTGATGGTAGCTTGAATGTCCTAAAAAGTAGCTAGTTAAGAACTAGAAAAATGTTAAATGATACTGGTACGTGTTTGAAATGATAGTCTTAATAACATTTGAATACAGCCTTTAAATTTCGTTTGGTTTAATACAAAGAAATGTAACGAAGTGGAATAAAATGATATTACTAAATCCCGTTatctaaattaatatattactttatttctattttagttGTTTAACACTCAAAAACTCAAATGTAATCTATATTCTGACAAAATTTGTTCAAGTTAGGTCACATGACAAGATCTCCATTAATTATTTCTGGCCCAGTTGATTCTTGTATGATTTCCCTATAAAAAGAAAGCCAATAACTTAAATGCATTTGTTCTTAATCTTCTGCAGTACTGTTCCGTGGTACTGTACGAGATTGCATTCGACTTTTTGTTTTATACCGctcaaataatttcttattcaaaatatttggttaaattctatttttcacaataaataaatttaactttcTCAACGGAGATTCAAACAAGAACAATTAGTCAACCagtgaattaaaataaagtaagagacaaaaataaataggaaagaaagaaattaacaaaaccataaGATATATgcgaaaataaaaagatagttAGTCTAAAATAAATTGGGATTGGTGTGTGGAAGAGAGAGTAAAATAGAAAGTATACGGAAGAGGACCATAACTATATACGGCTTGTCCGACAGAGAGAAGGTTGGAATTGACGAAAATGCCCCTAGGTACCTGGTGGCTACGAATTATTAGTGTTTTGTGTCGGGCAAGGGCAAGATCGTGAAGCAACGTTGGGTTGGAAGTACCCTGTCAAGGGCACACTAGATGATGGTCAAAGAGAAGACAACTCAGACAGGCTTACTGGTTCAGAGTTTTTCTCTCCTCTCGATTGGGACTTTGAGCCAACGCTGCCAAAAACCCACTCTTCCACTATCACCACATAACAAAACAGGATAAAATGCAAATAATCACTATTCCTCCCTTGCTCAAGGcttcaaatgaaaattctatGTTATCTAAACAAATATTCCATGATTGTTGAtatagaaattttaatattcaacatattaaatcaaaattttaatatattttaaaaattatttctagaGTTCGTgaaaatattcattaaataagatTATATAGATTTATTGTAAATTATGTGATTAAGGTCAATTCAGTAAGGTTGATTCATAGATATACACTTAAGCAATTATGCTTAAAGGCTCACTGCTTGGGAGATTATAAATAGTTTAGATCAATCATTAATCATTAATAGTGAACTCATTATATATTTAGTCCTTCCAACTTTGACCCAAtcacatttaataaataaggaCAATCTCCTTTTGTCATTCTAAGTTCACACACTCTCTAGGATTTTATGGAGGGCTTTATAACCTTTGGTTTTGGGACTTACAAGATCTAGACGTGAagagtttctaaaaaaaattgtattttttatccttatttttttctatgTCAACCAATAATGTAACAACTACTTTAATACTAGTGACTTAtcacattattaaaaaatttaatgaggtgcaatttttttcttttgcaaattgtattttaaatttaccaTTAACTAATTTAACATCATCAACTAGTTTAAAATACACTTTAACTAGAAAAATTATACATGATtgcattaaactttttaaacaaGTCAGTAATATGTAAATGTGAttgttacattattaattaatattattatttaacgataatgactaaaattatttatgaactaaaattaaaatttacaaaaagtttagaaatcaaaaaataaataaccttactttctgtaaaaaaaactttttaaaaattgaaatatcaaATACCATATCAAAAGGAATTggtattttctttcttattaatAATTGGGTAATTTAAGTATATGAGCATAAAGTTTGTATTATATTATCATAACACACATGttattatgaatatataaaaagtcaACTACATGagatgtcaatttttttaagttatgtcaaattcattttcaataatataacattgcataaataaataaataaagaagctgtagattaaaaatgaagcatgcttaatgatcaaaaACCATAATTAGAACACAAGCCGTCGTCATCCAACCAGGTcccattttttattaaaaaataactcttAACAATATAATATGAATCTAGTTTCTCTGTTGTCTCTTTTCAAACTGTAGCTGCCCATTTAAAACAATATCGTATAAcagttatattaatatttaattgtgaATTCATtccataaaaattatgaaaaagatATCGTTTCGAAGTAACAACAagaaaacaacttaaaaatgaataataaagaaGCCAAATCCTAATAATACTCTTACTCGAGATTAGAATTTATACATATACCTATCGTATCACACTGAACAATGTACTGAGCAAGTTTATCAAGTTATTTTATTGCGTGTATTGCCAAAAGTATTGACTAGCTTTTAGAAAATAGTATTTGCTACCCAAGGAACACCTAAGAAACTTTAGattagtctttgaaagcatacATTTCAAGTGCTATTTTAGTacgaaaatattttattacgaAAAATTGACGAACTTGATTGGTTGATTAGCaagttaaaaaatcaataattcagGACAGACTTtgattaaacattaaaaaattacagcCGCATTCATTAAACACTAGAAAATCTTGCCTTGGTTATAATTACTTTAGTACGACAAATTTGGCCGTTTGCCATGAGAAAAATCCCAACTATAAGGAGAAATTTTCTAGTGTGGTCAAGCTGTTGCTCAATGGGTTTACagatataaataaaacaagtaaTTAGACTTTTAACACGATACATAAATTGCACTTATTAAAATctttaatgaaagaaaagaaaaaaatactttaattatGATCAACTTGTCTATCAAATCAAAGAGGAGTAATCTTGACTTCGAGTTtcttaagtaaaatttaaagtttaaattttatgaataaaagatataattgagagaaaaatatttactaaagaTAGTTAATTAGGTtcctcaataaaaattaattatctaaaGATCGGTGATATTTGGTACCCATATTattatgatgaaaaaaaaaaataaagagtagTTGGGTGTGAAGAGGATTGGAATACTTGAAAGcattgaacaaaaataaatcagcaagggtaaaaataaagaagaagtacTTGGGAACGTGTGGGTAATGTTGCAAATGCAAGCCCCTGCCACATAGCACATGCTGGGGGCTcgagaaaaacaaacaaagcaaTAAATGGAAGGGGAAGGAAGTGTGACAAATAAATTGAAGGTTAGCGAAGGAATGGCAGTGATGATAATGCGGTGGGAAACATAGGTTGaaagtggaaagaaaaaaaaaaagaattggaaAGGGAGTGAGGTAGGGGTCATCATCAACCTGACCCCGTTTGTCTCCTCACAAGTATATCTTCGCACGTTAGGAACGTAGATGCTAATTTCAGTCCGTGTATTTGGAAAAAGAGGTTGCAAAGAGCAAGAAACaccctctcttcttttttgcattTCCACTTCTTTCACTACACCATCCAAGTTCCAACATCAACTAAACTCCTTCTATGTTCTAACTCTCTCTCACCCTCCATATTCCTCAACttcaaattctttcttttctataCCATTTTCTCTCACCAAAGTCAGCTTTACCTGATTCctttgtttagtttgatttattGTGATTTCATTGGTTCCTTTCTTACTTTAAGGAACAAGTGTGGCTATAATATAACTCTGGTGTACATAATCACATAGATGAGGTGGTGTGGAGTTggtttattttcatttgttcTCCTTTTTTCTAACTTCATAAATGGTGATAATGATTCAAAATGTAAGTAGCTTAGGGAAATAAAAGTTTGTGGAAACTGGGTATTCAgcactatttttaaaaaataaaactttagtcTAATTTTTGGAATCTGCATTGGTTTCCATAAGGATTAAGTGGGAAGCATGAAGAACTTATACTGGTTCAAAGAGATTTCTAACAACGTGAGATCAGGGAGAAGGCTTTCACTAGGGGAATACAAGAGAGCAGTGTCATGGTCAAAGTATTTGGTCTCTTCTGGGGCGGCCATAAagggagaaggagaagaagaatggagTGCTGATCTGTCTCAGTTGTTCATAGGGTCAAAATTTGCCTCTGGCAGGCATAGCAGGATCTACAGAGGCATCTACAAGCACATGGATGTTGCAATTAAGCTGGTGAGTCAACCTGAGGAGGATGAGGACTTGGCTGTTTTGCTTGAGAAGCAATTCACTTCTGAGGTTGCTTTGCTCTTTCGATTGCGCCATCCAAATATCATTACTGTAAGTCCTGTTTTTCCAACCAAATATCTTTATTTCTGCACGGAACATACTAactttcatcttcaccctttGTCATGTATTCCCTTTAACTGTTTTTACTATCAAAGATTAAAAGAATAGCATTTCCCTCCCACGCCCACCTTTTCAACCTTTGTATGGTTCAAAGGTGTAAGTATTGAGGGATATAGTTATAGAAACATAAAACCGTGTCTATGGTCTACACCTAACGACTTCTATGATATGGTGGTACTCCTTCTCTTTGCCTCTAATCGAAAAATGACACGTCATTAACATTCTCTAAGGTTGTTagtgtttctttttttgttgtcgTTGTTGAAGTGTTGGTTTTTAATTGGAGGGAAATAAAAACAGGTGATTTGCATACAAAGGGGTGTATTCATCTAAAGTCTCTAAAGCCGTAATATGAAATTTGTATCAGCAAAAAAAGTTGTAACATGAAATTTTTTGGAAGAAGTGTTCAAAATGAATCAATTATTATTAACATTAACATGATGGATTTACTACATATGCTAAGAAAAAAGTGTTATTAGCTGTGATGCATTGTGATCTGTGATCTATTACACAATCAATTATTATTAACAATAACTTGATGGACTTACTCGGTTCTAAGATTAGAGttgctttttatatatatatatatatagacaaaaCAAGACTTTTTATGTGTAAACTGTAAAGTTTGCAACTgcttaataataaagaaattgaacaatttcCCCCAGATATTGACATTATATTTATTGGTGCTGCATGCAGTTTGTTGCAGCTTGCAAGAAACCTCCTGTGTTCTGCATAATTACTGAATATTTGGCTGGGGGTTCCTTGAGAAAATACTTGGTTCAGCAAGGGCCACATTCAGTTACTCACAAAGTTGTTCTGAAATTAGCTTTAGACATAGCACGGGGAATGCAATATCTTCATTCTCAGGGTATACTTCACAGGGATCTCAAATCAGAAAACCTGCTGTTGGGGGAAGATTTGTGCGTAAAAGTAGCAGATTTTGGGATCTCTTGCTTGGAATCTCAGACAGGCAGTGCAAAAGGATTCACTGGAACATACCGTTGGATGGCACCTGAAATGATCAAAGAAAAGCGTCACACCAAGAAAGTAGATGTCTATAGTTTCGCCATAGTTCTATGGGAACTATTAACAGGATTGACGCCATTTGACAACATGACACCAGAGCAAGCAGCATATGCTGTGACTCACAAGGTATTGTATTAATTGCCTTCAAGTCATTAGAGTTTAATTGTTGtgtatttttaatgtaaaaaaatttacactattGGTAATTggaaatcattaaaaaaatttcaaacttaccatgataatttatgattaaatgtaaatgtaaattacttgatttttcattctattattttcttgttttcatttttgaatatttggataaggagtaaaaataattaagatattaaTGGCATGTTTGGATGTTGAGTTCCATTACCTACAGTAATTTGAGTAGGGACTTTTCATGACTAATATGTGCCGTATATCCTTCTGGATATGATGGGCAACTATCATTTTATGATATGAACTTTTCAGAGCATGTGGCTGTGTTTATCATATAGTCTTACTTATGAGAGCAAGACACCTCATCAACAATATTAGATTACCCTAAGGTAGAGGCTTCTCTATTTTGCTTGACATCCATACGATTCTTAAGCTTTTACTACATTCAAAGATTCGGTATCTGCCATCCAAATTTATCACAGTCAATCATTGCTACCACCTCTAACTTTTCTCCCACATGCACAGAACACCAAAACGGTGTGCCAAAATCAAGTTATAGATTTGATAACATATAAATTTGGACcaacataaaaaacattttcacaTTCACTGTTTTTGCACATGTTACGATATCCTAGGGATATCCCTTAGGTGAGGTGgctgtataaaataaaatagtactaAATAAATGAAGATGGATTGTGCTGCTATTTTCCTATAGGACTTGTGAATCACAAAACAATTATACTATATGTTTTTGGAAATGCTTCATATATTACACTATTTTGTCCGTTTCTACTAACTCAATTTGGTGGGTTTTGTGCAGAATGAAAGGCCTCCGTTGCCATGTGACTGTCCAAAGGCATTTAGCCATCTCATCAACAGATGCTGGTCAAGCAACCCTGATAAAAGGCCACATTTTAATGAGATAGTCACAATTTTGGAGAGCTACATTGAAGCACTTGAGCAGGATCCAGAATTTTTCTCTACTTACAAACCACGTCCTAATAATATAATTCTCAGATGCTTATCAAAATGTAGTAATATATTTGCTTCTTGCAAAGCTTAGCATTCTCTTTCCGATAATGTAACATGAATTGTATTAAATCAATCCCAagaaccaaaaatatgtttaattaataactatattaatcctcttccatattattccacgaTGTCATTTAGCTTTGCCAGTTCGTGTATTTGCTTTCCATTTATTCCACGATGTcaccctttttatttatttttcaatcgcAAGATGTGATTGGAACCTAAAAAAACTGTCTAgcaataagtaaataaaatatgtatcttGACAGTCCTAACATTAATGTTAGTTATACTATGAAAGCAGCGAGGAAATTTGTAAAGACGTGACGAACggaaaattttcatttcttgtATGTATAAAGGAGATAATTtctttttgcttaaaaaaaaggaGACAATTTCTTTAGGGTAATTATATTCGAACTTgatcattctttcttttttactataattaaagcattatagttaaataaataaataaaaagtacattACTATTCTCTAATTTCTTTGAGAAATTctattacttattttatataacagaTGCAagacttattttatataaatgtgtTTATTGAGTTAATAATTgaaatgtaattatttaaaatacaaatatatgtatt belongs to Glycine soja cultivar W05 chromosome 5, ASM419377v2, whole genome shotgun sequence and includes:
- the LOC114411956 gene encoding serine/threonine/tyrosine-protein kinase HT1-like is translated as MKNLYWFKEISNNVRSGRRLSLGEYKRAVSWSKYLVSSGAAIKGEGEEEWSADLSQLFIGSKFASGRHSRIYRGIYKHMDVAIKLVSQPEEDEDLAVLLEKQFTSEVALLFRLRHPNIITFVAACKKPPVFCIITEYLAGGSLRKYLVQQGPHSVTHKVVLKLALDIARGMQYLHSQGILHRDLKSENLLLGEDLCVKVADFGISCLESQTGSAKGFTGTYRWMAPEMIKEKRHTKKVDVYSFAIVLWELLTGLTPFDNMTPEQAAYAVTHKNERPPLPCDCPKAFSHLINRCWSSNPDKRPHFNEIVTILESYIEALEQDPEFFSTYKPRPNNIILRCLSKCSNIFASCKA